aatAATATTAACACTAATTATCAGCAATGTGATATAACAACATGTACCTATGATGGAACATAATGAGATGTGTACAAGGTTTTGTTTGAAAACATAAGATCAACTTTTAAAACCATTTAGGCAGTTAGCATTAACAAGTTTGAAAGAGCGCGTTGTTGTGACCGAAGCGAGGGAGGAGAGCCTGACAGCATACTTGTCTCCACGGCAGTGCCGTACAAGGCGAGGACACAAAGCGTTATACCTGCTGTTGAGACTGTGGCGTGGTCTTCTGCTGAGTGCTCTCTGTATTCTTGACTTGCGTCTTCTGCTCTTGGAACTGGAGCGTGGGGACTGAGCCGGTTTGCACGGCATTCGTCGTGAACATTTTCGCCGTACTAACTATTTACTTACATTACTAATCATCACTCATACCTTTTATTCCCCGTACTGTAGACACAATAACATACATTAAGCCACAAATACGGTTACGCTAGGTTCAACTTAAAAGCGCGGCTAATTGTACGGAACGTTGTTACACGAAAGAGAGACTTCAAAACACAAAGTGCGAAGGTAACGGGAAATATTTCTTATCAGTCTACTCTGCTCGTAAAAAGATCAGATGCTATGAAAGCAGAGTCTCAGTGCGTAGTCAATATGAAAGAAAAGGATGACGGACTATCTACGGGCTTCAGTACAAGTAAACGGACGCCATTGTATATTCGACGACAGACGCCGCGCTATGACCATGTCGCCATGTACAAAGAAATGATTATGCTATTATAGTTATAGAAGACCAGAAATAAAACCTACCTCTTCTCCAATTTGATTATTCTCTTAGGAAATTCAtctaaacttcaaaataattatgatttactTGCTGTCTCACTTTAAAATCACACAATCCTCCATCTCACAAAAGAAACGAAATGgcgatacaaaaataaaatggcCGCCAGCAAGTTGACAACTAGACGCGTCCAATTTCTGACAATTAAATGTTGCCAGCATTAAGGATTCGAATTATTAGGTTGGTGACATTGTGTAAAGCTAGATCCCAATGGACAtcctgtaaaattatttattgatcaataaatatttaaaaaatcgttGTCAATAACGCTCTTGGAATAATGATACAATAAGTTAATTCTTTTTAGTAATTCTAGGACAGTAAATAtctctttattttaagtatcgaTACCAGTGACTAGCAAGTTAGTTGCATGTGCTGTTTGGTCAGTAGTAATTCATTTGCAGCATTCCCAAATTTCCCAAGGAGTTGACTTGACTACAATGAATTCCTaactaatattaattaataataactagtactatattatgaataaataaacacTGGTGATTAATATTaagatatttattaataattaaatattaccaATTTAATTAACCTATCTCACTCTTAAAATCTATATCTGTCATATCTTGATCTTCACATAGTGGATTGTTGTCAAGGTTGGGGTTCACTTTTACATCAGCTTCTTGTATTTTAGATTTCCACTCTATTTTAAAGGTATCTATTGCATCTTGAACTGTTTTGAAACTTATTGGCGCCAAATTATCTTCATCTTCTACAGGTTCACTTGGAATATCTGTTTCTGTAAAATAGTTAATGTGGCACATAAAAATAGAAATAGGTCAGTAATGGTTGTCAAAACATAATATTGAACACCCTCTAGTCTAGATCCTTGTATTTTTCCGACATTAGAATGTTGGAAAAGGTGCTTCCGCCAAATGAGCCATGGAGGCCTGCCAGATGCATGTAATTTTTTCCATATCATCTCTCTTTTATATCTTATGcttgaaataaaaattactCCTACTTTTCCATGTTCACTTTAGGATCCTTATTtcttaaataatacaaaatcaGATCCATAAATATTATGACAAATATTTGGGTTGTAGCTCCCTAGCTGCAGACAGCGACACATACAAATATAATCCACCTTTGGCTCTAGAAGTAGACAAGATAGTTAGTAGTCTTGTAGATACGTAACTAAAGaatgttatattattacctGCTCCTTCTTTAGGAGTAATGTAAGTATGCTTCATTCTGAGGTATTTGTCTCCTTTACAAATATACTTCATACTTTCCTTTGGCACTTTGTCAAAAAGAGGATCCTCACAAGGTGGAGCTTCATCTCTAGCGAAGAACATGTATGTTCCAAGAGCACTTTCTAATTGGCCTGCAATGATAACATTAGTTATATGATTTATATACAAATTATCAATACCTAAGTAACAAGATATTGATGAAACATGGTAGTGTACACATACCAGTGAATATTGTGTCATCTAATTGAATTATAGGGTTTTTCTCACTAATACCAAGCACATGTATAGATCGATAGTTTTCCATGTTAACGGAATCCTCGAACTCCGCGAAAACTAGAATTTCCTCTTCTGAATCGGAGGATTCTTCACAGATCTTTGCTTCCATTTTTTAACGAATAATATGCAACTGCCataaaaagtatttataaatatgttCTAGAGAAGTTACAAATACTCAAAGTAGTAATAATAGGTTgaaataaaatactaaaaatgaGAGTACATCATGTCATGTAAATAACCAAACCACTTTGGATAGGACTATGTGACATTGATTAGTAATTAAGTGTtgcatagtaaaaaaaaaaaacatttaattcaTTCGGTCTCAAATCTCTTCTACACGATCCACTATTATATTCTTAGCTCTATACTGTTCCACGATGAATATTAGTATCATTCTATATTATTTAATGAAATAACAACGCAGTCTCAAACGAAAAGAAAACATAGGAAGCCTAATAAGTGTTCTAATTTTCAACGGAACCAATGGGTATCTCGATTCGGTGACGGAATTCCGTATTGTATGTGGTGTGGTgagaataaaaatgtatttgacaGTAATACATTCGTAGTCTATGGTGCAGTGACTTTTCTCATTTTTTACTCTGTTCTGTAAGTTGTTTTTTGCGGCTAGACGACGAGAACAAAGCAGAAAGCGAaatctaaatttcaatttagcTTACTGTCTTATCAATTACAAGCTCGTAAACATGTCAGACTGGGATACGGTTACTATACTTCGCAAGAAACCACCGAAGGCATCAGCTTTAAAAACTGAGCAAGCAGTAAATGCCGCTCGCCGTCAAGGTTTACCAGTCGACACCCAACAAAAATATGGAGCAGGAACTAATAAACAGCATGGAACTACAAAAAATACGGCGAAACTTGATAGAGAAACTGAAGAATTAAAACATGAGAAGATACCACTGGATCTTGGAAAACTTATCATGCAAGGACGGCAAGCAAAGGGCATGAGTCAGAAAGATTTGGCCACTAAGATCTGTGAGAAACCGCAAATTGTTAACGACTACGAAGCCGGACGCGGTATTCCGAATAACATGGTTCTTGGGAAGATTGAAAGGGCAATTGGAATAAAACTTCGTGGAAAAGAACGTGGCCAGCCACTACAGCCTCCTGGAGGAAAGAAATAACGGATTCCCTGGGAGGCGAAGACTATACTCCGATTTGTTAACTGcataaattttattcttaatttttaCTTGCTGTTGGAAGTGGTTCTATCATTTTAACTTGAGTGATGTAAGATATAAgcaagaatttattttctttcgcAATCTAGATATTCTGTGATGTGTTACCGTACCACgaaaataatttttatgttgATTTGGTCCAGCAAGAAAGGCCTTTTTGTGAAATTAGCTATGTTTataataattcataataataatgtaatagGTATCTAGTTATGGTTAATATTGTGGTTCTTTTGTACTCATGAAAAACGAATGAAAGATGTAAACTGATTATTAGTCAGATgtagttttattgtaatttatattataaaatttataaaacattAGCCAACATTAGAAACTTCAACTTCGGCATGAAATTGTTTTTACATGGACTATATGTACGGATTCCaagtaactacaaaattaaacaaaaaaaaaaccccacGTAGCTAACCTAATTCTTTACTCGAGGTGCATGCTATGCGAATGCGAAGCGGGTGACATCATTTATTCCAATCAGCTGTGTCAACAAACTAAACAAAGCGCTGTGTAATGGGACGAATAGGTACCTATTCAGTTGAGGTTGTACGTGCGATTGTCCAATAaggccccgcgcacacggaggcaacagttgctcggcgactttcgtatttgtatgaaaagttgcgtcgcctcgtgtggcgacgcaacttttcatacaaatacgaaagtcgccgagcaactttgtcgcccgtgtgcgcggagcctaaTAGGAGATTGTAAGTGAGAGTGTTGCCATGTTCACTAGTAGATAATGAACATTAAGGTAACATTGTAATGTATGTCTtaaatacacggtgtttccggtatcactcaaaacctcagacaccccaactgatttttatttttttaaactcatctagagtattcatctttcaatctgatcgttactttttttttaattgaatttttaattttctgtacagctctacttgacttttagctctacactcaataaaataattgctaactaccatcataaaccataagactatttatttgtggacgttactgcaacgacataaggtttaccaatagacagctaagatgtcactgtaaaacactttaaagctttgtcacagtaaacttcaaattggacaggtaatcgcagtaagcaaataaactcaatattcaaaatgacaaggttgtaattaggtaggagttcaatttgttatgacttatgataaacattaagattaaactgacaaacaacgtcaaactagtagcggaaaaaataatcgtccaagtaaccggccagtattaatacccctaaatactgaaaaaaggtaaacaacctctagcaatgcgatatacacaatgttgtattacgagtacaatagaatgggcacgtaaaaataactaataatactaatttaaataaaaatattacccccatcaagatatagctcaatcgattctactctcgattctgaacaaagtgttttcaggtttttagtgttaagtgaaacacgggtATAGAGGAATATATTTAAATCTTTTTTCTACTTCCGAACTGTTATACGTCATTTAcacggtcgtgcatagatctttaaaaccctacataaaggtctattccccaaagccagtgtccaccggctttccgcgcatgcgcgcagtatcgaaaaaactgaaaacgcattgtttggctctgtaaccatggcaacgccttataacgacactgcgcgagtgcgcggaaaggctttgggcagctgagctgacagtgcaaacctttgcgtcaaaatacaggaagcagtgtgaatttcacgaaagttattcaagaaaactattaaaaactaagtgcatggtcgtagaaaaagtattgtatgcaacggtgtttaactgggtcaaaaaatactcgtgtcgtctcaataacaattttcggcttcgcctcaaattgttacccacgccactcgtcttttttgacctcctttaaacgcctgttgcataaaatactattatatcaacataacataaaagttaaaaaatgaATTTACATCTACACATCATCATCACAGATTATGAGAACTACTCTGTTATAATAGTAGTCGAtgtttcagttcagtttttaaaattaaatggcttcagtccattgggactatttcgccagtgtcaagctaggaacacactacgcggacgtccgtcgtgaatcgaccgcggacgggaatctggacaatgacattacacataaagctcggaacacactacgcggacgtccgtcgtaaaacgaccgcgaccgcgacctatcagtgtgcacggaacaaaacatccagagagccagatttcgatcggacgtccgtgcgctcaaggccacgtccgcgtccgtcgaccgatagtttgcacggctatgtgtatttccattgtccagattcccgtccgcggtcgattcacgacggacgtccgcgtagtgtgttcctagcttaaccgtgcaaactatcggtcgacggacgcggacgtggccttgagcgcacggacgtccgatcgaaatctggctcgctggatcttttgttccgtgcacactgataggtcgcggtcgcggtcgttttacgacggacgtccgcgtagtgtgttccgagcttcaaggtgatatgagctaatattagtaatttttgtacagtaagtacgacattgtacggtgacttagcacttgtaaattgatagctagattttacaagagcacgtggactaccggccgtttacgacaaaaaagaggctaaacgcgtttcgagaacaattcttcatcagcttctcactacaccattagtttactgcataataagctatcaatattacactttaaacaacattaatgagtaaaagaaaaataaattattcacgacacgaaaccgctaagatggcgtcccaaccggaagtctAGTAGTCGATGTGTACATACCATTAGTTTGTTGACATGACACTTGTGACATTTGTGACAAGCTTGAAGCTCCAATCCAAAAAACTATCACGCCGTTGGTTGAGTTTTGCAGATGAATTGAATTGGACATAAAAACCATAGTAAGCAGAAATATAGCTGGACAATGAGTAAGTAATATAGCGTTGGTGTGGGATTCTTTCAATACTAACACAAAGTAATTATAGGGTTTACCATGTCGTTTAACTTTTCTCCTAACATTCCTCCACCTGTGGTATTCGGCACCGCCGCCAAACGTGAGTATACTATTCTGAAACAACGCTTTAAAGCTGTATCGAAGCCAGTAGCGGTAAAATAATTGGGTAAACATTGTGAAATATGGTACACAAGCATTAAATACTTCCTCACTTTCCTTAAAATGTGTAACACGCGTTCCGTTTATTTACAATGTTTCCTTGATAATATTTTAGTAGTTGcatgtaaatttataaaaatcatTCATCAGGCATGAGTGGAAGTTAGGGTAGAACTATTTGAGGTTATAAATATTGGCTATCAATTACAATGCTATGTAGGAATAGTAACATTTTTCTGCTCATCATTTCAAGCTCATCAGAATGCACTAATTTATAGGTACACCATTTGGAACTTTGGCTGCTTCTGCTGCCTCCACTGCCCCCTCAATGTTTGGGGGCTCTGCCTTTGGCACTACTACCACAAAACCCACAACaggtatgaaaataataatatttgctCACATAGAATGCCCCTAAATCATATCTTGTACCGACTATCATCTAACATGTAGAGCTGAGGGCATTTTGTGGTGctcttaaatattatatttatttatttaaatattatattgctCATTTCagttaatgaaaaaaataatatttttctctaaTGTTGACCAAGGTCAACGGGTCAAAATGAGTAAATGACTAGATGTATGATTtttcgataaagccccgctccttTTTGTTTAGTTGCCTCAAGAACTATTGATGCTTGATTGTCCTAATGAGTCTAGttagaaacaaaaatgttgACAATTTCTAACCTCTATTTTCAGGATTTAGTTCTTTTGGGACCTCAACTGCAACATCAATCGGTGGCACAGGAAGTCTGACTTTTGGTGGTGGAGCCTCAACGTTTGGGAGTGCTGCCCCAACATTTGGCACTACAGCGCCAACATTTGGCAGCACAGCACCAACATTTGGGAGTACTGCCCCAGCATTTGGAAGCACTGCCCCTACCTTTGGCAGTACGGCTCCGACCTTCGGGACAGGAGCACCTGCTTTTGGAAGCACAGCTCCGGCCTTCGGCACTAACACTTTGACTACAAACACCTTTGGTGGTACATCCACACTTAGCACCGGGACAACATTTGGCTCAACTTTTGGACAGAAGCCTGCTACTACTGGTTTTGGTGGATTCGGGACAGGACTGACATCAACATTTGGTCAGCCAAATCAGGTACATTTATTATGGTTAACTACAATGTAAAATAGACTTTGAAAagaattataaaaatgaatcTAAACACTACATTGATATGTATGTGTATCAACTGCCTGTTTATCTTTTTCTAATACTTTGTACTTTTCTAGCAACCACAACAGCAGCAGCAAGGGCCAGGGTCAGCTCACGAGGCGCTGGTGGCTGCAGTGTTCAACTGTTCAGTATTTGGAGATGAGAGAGACCAGGTGCTTGCCAAATGGAACCTTTTACAGGCTCAATGGGGCACTGGTAAGTTTATAATTACTGCAGCTTCTGCACAACACTCTGTTATAGTGACTTCTTTGTTGAGGTTTTTAAGCCAAATGCTAGATTTACATCAACCTAACTTTAAATTGAATTACAGTATAATTTATGagatggagctgatctgataatGGAGATGGTAGGTTCAGaatataaataactagcttttgcctgcggcttcgctcgcgttagaaagagacaaaaagtagcctatgtcactctccaaccctttaactatctccacttaaaaattcacgtcaattcgtcgcgccgttttgccgtgaaagacggacaatcaaacagacacacacactttcccatttataatattagtatgtatggaTACAAACTAAGGGTACTTATTCACTAGTTCAGTAACGAAAAATAGTATACAAACGGCGCGGTTTACGAAAAACGAATTTCACAATTTCACCTACAAATTCATCCGCGCGCGAGCTAGTGGGTACTATTGTTTGTTGTTTGTATAATTGCCTATGATTTCTGTGCTTGtagcaataggctagttttctactagtcaaatcagcttctttttaagaactgtcaaaacgatttgctaatatggaattactatgaccACTgaagagtgacgtcacggtcaattcatttactttatatcgttctctt
This genomic stretch from Leguminivora glycinivorella isolate SPB_JAAS2020 chromosome Z, LegGlyc_1.1, whole genome shotgun sequence harbors:
- the LOC125241061 gene encoding uncharacterized protein LOC125241061, which gives rise to MEAKICEESSDSEEEILVFAEFEDSVNMENYRSIHVLGISEKNPIIQLDDTIFTGQLESALGTYMFFARDEAPPCEDPLFDKVPKESMKYICKGDKYLRMKHTYITPKEGAETDIPSEPVEDEDNLAPISFKTVQDAIDTFKIEWKSKIQEADVKVNPNLDNNPLCEDQDMTDIDFKSEIG
- the LOC125241062 gene encoding endothelial differentiation-related factor 1 homolog: MSDWDTVTILRKKPPKASALKTEQAVNAARRQGLPVDTQQKYGAGTNKQHGTTKNTAKLDRETEELKHEKIPLDLGKLIMQGRQAKGMSQKDLATKICEKPQIVNDYEAGRGIPNNMVLGKIERAIGIKLRGKERGQPLQPPGGKK